One genomic region from Phoenix dactylifera cultivar Barhee BC4 unplaced genomic scaffold, palm_55x_up_171113_PBpolish2nd_filt_p 000261F, whole genome shotgun sequence encodes:
- the LOC103717355 gene encoding probable pectinesterase/pectinesterase inhibitor 6: MYMLAYLMLLVVSAVSGDGFIARDMTFRNTAGPRKHQGVAFRSSSDRSVLKDPLSYVPSERHFYRNCDIHGTVDFIVGDAPEVFQKCSIYVRKPMRGASRTR; encoded by the coding sequence ATGCTTGCTTATTTGATGCTTCTCGTGGTTTCAGCTGTCTCCGGCGATGGCTTCATTGCTCGAGACATGACCTTCCGGAACACGGCTGGGCCGCGGAAGCACCAGGGAGTTGCATTCCGATCAAGCTCAGACCGCTCGGTCTTGAAGGACCCGCTGTCGTACGTGCCCTCCGAGCGGCATTTCTACCGCAACTGCGACATCCACGGCACGGTCGACTTCATCGTCGGCGACGCCCCTGAAGTCTTCCAGAAGTGCAGCATTTACGTGAGGAAGCCGATGAGAGGGGCCAGTCGAACACGGTGA